A single region of the Deltaproteobacteria bacterium genome encodes:
- a CDS encoding c-type cytochrome, giving the protein MSLRKKGFSLPLLGTIVGCLTFSPDVQAEDSKQEIALTSTIDGKVLYETFCAQCHGATGKAESEIESLLIPPPSDLTAAQLKHGSRLGDIYHSIREGIGSTMIRFKERLSDEQIRAIAKYVIKLRSDKGAN; this is encoded by the coding sequence ATGAGTCTAAGAAAAAAAGGTTTTTCATTACCACTACTTGGCACGATCGTAGGCTGTCTAACATTTTCTCCAGACGTGCAAGCCGAAGATTCAAAACAAGAAATTGCGCTGACTTCCACAATAGATGGAAAAGTTTTATATGAGACTTTTTGTGCTCAATGCCATGGAGCTACTGGCAAGGCCGAGAGCGAGATCGAGTCACTGTTAATCCCACCTCCTTCGGATTTAACTGCCGCTCAACTAAAACATGGAAGCAGACTGGGAGATATTTATCATTCAATCAGAGAAGGAATTGGCAGCACTATGATACGATTTAAGGAGCGGCTTTCAGATGAACAAATTCGCGCAATCGCAAAATACGTAATTAAACTAAGAAGCGATAAAGGGGCTAATTAA
- a CDS encoding DUF1298 domain-containing protein: MGNRVAVLDSLFFNFDTPVTHQAIASLCLFDGLPDVLELRSRLRVLAENVPKLRQRIIGDMWVDDAEFNIANHFAVLCLPEISNREKLVEVASEKFSERLNLSRPLWSFTLISNVAERRGGREIVGMLFVIHHALADGLGGLELIEAIADDNFGAELDRGKRLESRNDGIKAAKLSARGLEAFKRNYIAELFREIAAKRPKSLLNGRNSPRRVIRVFDLPVEELRAIRRKVDVSFNDVLLGCVIDGIIRYHYKYGASVKGLRAVVPVNVRPQGDRLSLGNRIVALAIDLHLQCAVREERLRLINRRFVEKRDSKSLYAYLTLGELISILPRWLQRILCEWQARRTNFIFTNMPGWIKERRLCGAKILANYPVLALIKGHGAAFGFISHEEKLCACVVTDPNIVREPQLLASCVKEAVEELIKGRD; this comes from the coding sequence ATGGGAAATAGAGTAGCGGTATTGGATTCTCTGTTTTTTAACTTCGATACGCCAGTTACGCATCAAGCTATTGCCTCTCTATGTTTATTTGATGGCTTGCCTGATGTGTTGGAACTTCGCTCAAGGCTTCGCGTGCTCGCGGAAAATGTTCCTAAGCTAAGGCAGAGGATAATTGGGGATATGTGGGTAGACGACGCAGAGTTTAATATTGCAAATCACTTTGCTGTCTTGTGCTTGCCTGAAATTAGCAACCGCGAAAAACTTGTGGAAGTTGCTAGCGAGAAGTTTAGCGAACGCCTAAACCTTAGCCGGCCATTATGGAGCTTTACGCTAATTAGCAATGTCGCAGAGCGAAGGGGCGGGAGGGAAATAGTAGGCATGTTGTTTGTAATACATCACGCACTAGCTGATGGTTTAGGTGGCTTGGAGCTAATCGAGGCGATTGCGGATGATAATTTCGGTGCTGAGCTCGATAGAGGGAAGAGACTGGAGAGCCGCAATGATGGCATTAAAGCGGCAAAGTTGAGCGCCAGGGGACTGGAGGCTTTTAAAAGAAACTACATCGCTGAGTTGTTTCGCGAGATAGCGGCAAAGCGGCCTAAGAGTTTGCTAAATGGCAGAAATTCGCCACGGCGTGTAATTCGAGTGTTTGATTTGCCAGTTGAAGAGTTGCGGGCTATTAGGCGGAAAGTGGACGTTTCGTTTAACGACGTGTTGCTAGGCTGTGTTATCGATGGGATTATTCGCTACCACTATAAGTATGGAGCAAGTGTTAAGGGTCTGCGAGCGGTCGTGCCAGTAAATGTTAGACCACAAGGCGACAGGCTATCGTTAGGTAACCGCATCGTTGCGCTGGCGATTGATTTGCATCTTCAATGTGCTGTGCGTGAGGAGCGGCTGAGGCTTATAAATAGGCGTTTTGTCGAGAAAAGGGATAGCAAGAGTTTATATGCGTATTTAACATTGGGTGAACTCATATCTATCTTGCCAAGATGGCTCCAAAGGATTCTATGCGAGTGGCAGGCGCGGCGGACAAATTTTATTTTCACCAATATGCCTGGGTGGATTAAGGAAAGGCGCCTCTGTGGGGCAAAGATACTTGCTAACTATCCAGTACTTGCTCTAATCAAAGGCCACGGTGCGGCGTTTGGCTTTATTTCGCATGAAGAAAAACTCTGTGCTTGTGTAGTGACTGATCCAAATATCGTGCGCGAGCCACAGCTTTTGGCCAGTTGTGTAAAGGAGGCTGTCGAGGAGCTCATAAAAGGGCGAGATTGA
- a CDS encoding S8 family serine peptidase, with protein sequence MAHVPPVDHLGIRFSASNRRGIWPILLLLICTILPLVVLSEETSAIEYEELAYAKNRILIRKKSSGSTSTAARAYTARQAKIAKLLQRAKGLLSNGNAVSASGALKLPLSHGFSREGMRWKGLKQPPKPEMSVWSYAELNSDEGDPANLAKEMRKSQELEIVEPDYIMRASAVPNDAMFVEQWAHHITSAEQAWNIQAGSSDIIIAVIDSGVDLDHPDFSNKLVAGYDFVNDDNAPDDDNGHGTHVAGIVAASSNNSIGVAGVAWNVKLMPIKVLNQNASGLASTVANGIIYAADHGAHVINLSLGSSHYSSALHDSIKYADSLGVVVVVAAGNTNTESYHYPAANPEVIAVASTGSEDEKSSFSTYGYWVDIAAPGTSILSTYKDGQYKSLSGTSMAAPYVAGAVALLLSANRQATMQEVWGSVFAGTDNLPLSSTEYVEKMGAGRVNLHKLLTVKPTEQITIEPDVSDATENGNGNGLLEPGEEAIVRLRITNQGTPTEEVVAVLSSENAHVRISNSIFNYGSLAFRERKENSLEYFRIALDSQIPYGESLKLRLQVKHNGNIDQHHLEASVGMMQNAGWPVHNATNGAYVAVADLEGDGKKEVISVSSSGLVHVNNSNGSTKTGWPQTLATGSISRGFAVGDIDGDGDLEIVAGNATSRSGETPSRVMAWHHDGTPVNGWPFSLQTVQCHHTSPYKGITYGDSPYTTAGVSLADVDNNGALEIIVGEACLPYPGNMDKGNIYVLSSEAKLLPGWPFRGNIPDFCPISVGDLLGNGKSHLVFANTALETKILRDDGVATDVSIHRNDDDLTNVGYGTSQEGDGSSILVDMDGDGDLEIVNHKKSRLYAWHHNGLPVDGWPTKDCFPHHHKDASLDEIQYNGLVPPSVGDIEGDGILDFAIVEYLYDGDGQQITQKGVISVVDARGRMRPGWPVIVYSGSDYDDALITTQPVIGDIDGDGYREIVVGTHSGNIHAFNHDGTVANGFPLRSNGMFSKRAGLVIDDVDMDGDVDLVASTGADVGKVFIYDLTAPYNRATMDWPMYQHDLERSGVSHLVGTFPAATKPPYLEACQGHGAADSDGDGLPDVSEEYVGMNPLDGDMDGDNLVDGQELAWGTDVVSPDSDGDGVLDGNEVAFGSDPLDVGSLKVVIGSRICAEWNSNLSMWNIMEHLNNSSSVLSLKTTLYHLSGEELGSMDYYLNPGQQFDVLVHDLPGFLPDSYGKVCTEHNGAPGDIDGRIVYYKEQDSGFAFAFAMPFDPGKIGRQHLSLNTFDPSSTAEAGFVANWIQLTNLSEASQGGWLSFFDLEGELVDSIRVDSLAAGARRDVPAHSLGQQVVGVLRWEPDKNDVPFMVRNNRYYYATEDARIPSFKSASQFQGEAGSGKLLAVPLDTSHGSAILEIVNTSKSVNDVIVDIHYLNGKAAKSLSLYRMRPMQSIHLIADSFLRGPGIALVKGLKRGGVSAMSMHYERDAGGTLTASYSIPASEAIGKTFSGSYNTFLNQGCNLWLMNTGGADVEARVSMSRLDGEVLLRNKVIKIPSKGGVVESLCSLETQAAYGRVTVDSDSPNSVVGTMLRIGPNRDYIFSTPLR encoded by the coding sequence ATGGCGCACGTTCCCCCCGTAGATCACTTAGGAATCCGCTTCTCGGCCTCAAATCGAAGGGGAATTTGGCCGATATTGCTGCTGCTCATATGCACGATCTTGCCTTTGGTCGTTCTAAGCGAGGAGACTAGCGCTATTGAATATGAAGAGCTAGCCTACGCGAAAAATCGCATTCTCATTAGAAAAAAAAGTAGCGGTTCAACCTCTACGGCCGCGCGAGCATATACGGCTCGGCAGGCAAAAATCGCCAAATTGCTTCAGCGCGCTAAAGGACTGTTGTCCAATGGAAATGCAGTTTCGGCCAGCGGCGCGCTCAAATTGCCACTATCGCATGGCTTCAGTCGCGAGGGGATGCGATGGAAGGGCTTAAAACAGCCACCAAAACCTGAGATGTCAGTGTGGAGCTATGCAGAACTTAATAGCGATGAAGGCGATCCGGCAAATCTTGCAAAAGAAATGCGAAAAAGCCAAGAACTCGAAATAGTCGAGCCAGACTATATCATGCGAGCATCAGCAGTGCCGAATGACGCAATGTTCGTAGAACAATGGGCACACCATATAACTTCCGCAGAGCAAGCTTGGAATATACAGGCTGGAAGTAGCGACATTATCATAGCCGTCATAGATAGCGGCGTCGATCTCGATCACCCGGACTTCTCAAACAAGCTAGTAGCTGGCTATGACTTTGTAAACGACGATAATGCGCCAGATGATGACAATGGTCACGGTACGCACGTCGCGGGAATCGTTGCAGCATCGTCAAATAACAGCATTGGCGTAGCTGGCGTTGCGTGGAATGTAAAACTAATGCCAATAAAAGTACTCAACCAAAACGCGTCTGGACTAGCCTCTACAGTTGCAAACGGCATAATCTATGCCGCGGACCATGGCGCACACGTAATAAACTTAAGCCTTGGCTCTTCGCATTACTCGAGCGCACTTCACGATTCGATAAAATACGCCGATAGCTTGGGAGTAGTAGTCGTCGTCGCAGCAGGAAACACAAATACAGAGAGTTACCACTATCCCGCAGCTAACCCAGAGGTTATAGCCGTGGCGTCAACGGGTTCCGAAGACGAAAAGTCAAGTTTCTCCACCTACGGATATTGGGTCGACATAGCCGCACCAGGCACGAGTATTTTAAGCACGTATAAGGATGGACAATACAAAAGCCTAAGCGGCACATCAATGGCGGCTCCCTATGTCGCTGGCGCCGTGGCCTTGCTACTGTCGGCAAATAGGCAGGCAACGATGCAAGAGGTGTGGGGCTCTGTGTTTGCTGGAACCGATAATCTGCCATTAAGCTCAACAGAATACGTCGAAAAGATGGGAGCAGGAAGGGTCAATCTTCACAAACTCCTAACAGTCAAACCGACGGAACAAATCACAATAGAGCCAGACGTCAGTGACGCTACAGAAAATGGCAATGGGAATGGATTACTTGAGCCAGGAGAGGAAGCGATTGTGCGCCTTAGAATCACTAATCAAGGCACGCCAACAGAAGAGGTGGTGGCGGTTCTTTCGAGCGAGAATGCCCATGTCAGAATAAGCAATTCAATTTTTAACTATGGCTCGCTCGCGTTTAGAGAGCGAAAAGAAAACAGCCTTGAATACTTTCGCATTGCCTTAGATTCACAGATTCCCTACGGTGAGTCGCTTAAACTGCGCTTGCAGGTCAAGCATAATGGCAACATCGACCAACATCACCTCGAGGCTAGTGTCGGAATGATGCAAAACGCAGGCTGGCCAGTGCACAATGCAACTAACGGCGCTTATGTGGCCGTCGCCGATCTCGAGGGGGATGGGAAGAAAGAGGTTATAAGCGTGAGTAGCTCAGGTTTAGTGCATGTAAACAACTCTAACGGCAGCACAAAAACTGGTTGGCCGCAAACTCTAGCCACTGGTTCAATATCTCGAGGCTTTGCAGTTGGAGATATCGATGGAGATGGCGATTTGGAAATTGTCGCCGGAAACGCAACTTCTCGTTCGGGAGAGACGCCATCCAGGGTAATGGCTTGGCATCACGACGGCACTCCGGTAAATGGATGGCCGTTTTCTCTACAAACAGTGCAATGCCACCACACATCGCCATACAAGGGGATAACATACGGCGATAGCCCCTACACGACGGCGGGTGTGAGTTTAGCAGATGTCGACAACAATGGAGCACTGGAAATCATCGTCGGCGAGGCCTGTCTGCCCTATCCGGGAAATATGGATAAAGGCAATATATACGTCCTTAGCAGTGAGGCGAAATTGCTTCCCGGCTGGCCATTTAGGGGAAATATTCCAGATTTTTGCCCCATTTCTGTAGGGGACCTGCTGGGGAATGGAAAATCGCATCTGGTATTCGCCAATACAGCACTAGAGACTAAGATACTTCGCGATGATGGCGTGGCGACAGATGTTTCAATACATAGAAACGATGACGACTTGACGAATGTTGGGTACGGAACCAGCCAGGAAGGAGACGGTTCGAGTATACTGGTAGATATGGATGGTGACGGAGACCTAGAAATTGTAAATCACAAGAAATCTAGATTGTACGCGTGGCACCACAATGGGTTGCCAGTGGACGGATGGCCAACGAAAGACTGCTTTCCACACCATCACAAAGACGCAAGTCTAGACGAAATACAGTACAATGGGCTAGTGCCTCCCTCAGTAGGAGATATTGAAGGAGACGGCATCTTAGATTTCGCAATCGTCGAATACCTTTACGACGGAGACGGTCAGCAAATCACACAAAAAGGTGTAATCTCAGTCGTCGATGCTCGAGGGAGGATGAGGCCTGGTTGGCCAGTAATTGTATATTCAGGAAGCGATTACGACGACGCTCTTATAACGACGCAGCCAGTCATTGGCGATATAGATGGCGATGGATACAGAGAGATAGTTGTTGGAACGCATAGCGGGAATATTCATGCATTTAATCATGACGGAACCGTGGCTAACGGCTTCCCCCTTAGATCCAACGGGATGTTTAGCAAGAGAGCTGGCTTAGTTATTGACGATGTGGATATGGACGGCGACGTCGATTTAGTAGCGTCGACGGGAGCGGATGTAGGGAAGGTGTTTATCTACGACCTAACTGCTCCATACAATCGGGCTACTATGGATTGGCCTATGTATCAGCACGATTTAGAGCGCTCTGGAGTATCTCATTTGGTTGGGACATTTCCAGCGGCAACAAAGCCCCCATATCTCGAGGCGTGTCAAGGGCATGGTGCAGCCGACAGCGACGGCGACGGATTGCCGGACGTGAGTGAGGAATATGTGGGCATGAATCCACTAGATGGTGACATGGATGGCGACAACTTAGTTGATGGGCAGGAGCTAGCCTGGGGAACAGACGTTGTGTCGCCCGATTCTGACGGCGATGGTGTGCTAGATGGAAACGAAGTGGCGTTTGGATCTGACCCACTAGATGTAGGAAGTCTAAAAGTCGTTATTGGAAGCAGGATTTGCGCGGAATGGAATAGCAACTTGTCCATGTGGAACATCATGGAACATCTAAATAATAGTAGCTCTGTTCTATCCCTTAAGACGACTCTGTATCATCTGTCCGGAGAGGAACTAGGCTCTATGGATTACTACCTCAATCCAGGGCAGCAGTTTGATGTATTAGTTCACGATTTGCCCGGATTTTTGCCCGACTCTTATGGGAAGGTATGCACAGAACACAATGGAGCACCTGGGGATATTGATGGGCGGATTGTATACTACAAAGAGCAGGATAGCGGTTTTGCCTTCGCCTTTGCTATGCCATTTGACCCTGGAAAAATCGGTAGGCAGCATTTATCATTAAATACGTTTGATCCGAGTTCGACAGCCGAAGCTGGATTCGTAGCTAACTGGATTCAGCTCACTAACCTTTCGGAGGCCTCTCAGGGCGGGTGGCTGTCGTTTTTCGATTTAGAGGGTGAGTTAGTGGATTCGATTAGGGTGGATTCTCTTGCCGCAGGGGCAAGGCGAGATGTGCCAGCTCATAGCCTCGGTCAACAGGTAGTCGGAGTGCTGCGCTGGGAGCCGGACAAGAACGATGTGCCGTTTATGGTTCGCAACAATAGATACTATTATGCGACGGAGGATGCGAGAATTCCAAGTTTTAAATCCGCTTCCCAGTTTCAGGGCGAGGCGGGGAGTGGCAAATTGCTAGCAGTCCCCTTAGACACTTCTCATGGTTCGGCAATTTTAGAAATCGTCAACACGAGTAAAAGCGTTAACGACGTAATTGTAGATATACATTATCTTAACGGAAAGGCCGCAAAGAGCTTGTCGCTCTATCGCATGCGCCCGATGCAGTCGATTCATCTAATCGCCGATAGCTTCTTGCGTGGCCCTGGAATTGCACTTGTGAAGGGTTTAAAAAGAGGCGGCGTGTCAGCTATGTCCATGCATTACGAGCGAGATGCTGGCGGAACATTGACCGCTAGTTATAGTATTCCCGCAAGCGAGGCTATTGGAAAGACGTTTAGCGGTTCGTACAATACGTTCCTGAATCAAGGTTGCAATTTGTGGCTCATGAATACCGGAGGGGCAGACGTTGAGGCAAGGGTTAGCATGAGCAGGCTAGATGGAGAGGTGTTGCTTAGAAATAAAGTCATTAAGATCCCGTCCAAGGGAGGTGTGGTGGAGTCTCTTTGCAGCTTAGAAACACAAGCTGCCTATGGGCGAGTTACTGTAGACTCGGATTCCCCTAACAGTGTCGTGGGAACAATGCTTCGGATTGGACCAAATAGAGACTATATCTTTTCTACGCCTTTAAGATAG